One Fundulus heteroclitus isolate FHET01 chromosome 1, MU-UCD_Fhet_4.1, whole genome shotgun sequence genomic window carries:
- the pfkfb1 gene encoding 6-phosphofructo-2-kinase/fructose-2,6-bisphosphatase 1 isoform X2, whose protein sequence is MEPSQWEYVGRRRCDSAASVPQFCNSPTVIVMVGLPARGKTYISKKLTRYLNWIGVPTKVFNVGQYRREAVKTYKNFEFFKPDNEEAMRIRKACAAAALKDVAAFFTKEHGQVAVFDATNTTRERRAVINSFAKERGYKVFFVESICDDPEIITENIKQVKFGSPDYIDRDIEEAMSDFIQRIECYKASYTSIDDEKDRKLSYIKIFDVGSRYLVNLVQDHIQSRIVYYLMNIHVTPRSIFLSRHGESELNLLGRIGGDSGLSPRGLKYADALATFIRGQNIKDLKVWTSHMKRTIQTAEALGVQYEQWKALNEIDAGVCEELTYEEIQESFPEEFAMRDQEKYRYRYPKGESYEDLVHRLEPVIMELERQENVLVICHQAIMRCLIAYFLDKPADELPYLRCPLHTVLKLTPVAYGCKVESFFLNIEAVNTHRERPTNVNVNRKPEEALQTVPDHN, encoded by the exons ATGGAGCCTAGCCAATGGGAATATGTGGGGCGCCGCAGGTGTGACAGCGCAG CATCTGTGCCACAGTTCTGTAACTCCCCGACGGTGATTGTGATGGTAGGGTTGCCTGCCAGAGGGAAGACGTACATTTCCAAGAAGCTCACTCGCTACCTAAACTGGATCGGAGTTCCTACAAAAG TTTTCAATGTGGGCCAGTACCGCAGAGAGGCAGTCAAGACCTACAAGAACTTTGAGTTCTTCAAACCCGACAATGAGGAGGCCATGAGGATCCGCAA GGCCTGCGCTGCTGCTGCGCTCAAAGATGTTGCTGCCTTCTTCACAAAGGAACACGGACAAGTAGCC GTGTTCGATGCTACTAACACCACGAGGGAGAGGAGGGCTGTCATCAATAGCTTTGCCAAAGAAAGGGGCTATAAG GTGTTCTTCGTAGAATCGATCTGCGACGACCCAGAAATAATTACAGAGAACATCAAG CAAGTAAAATTTGGAAGCCCAGATTACATCGATCGTGACATAGAAGAGGCGATGTCAGACTTCATCCAGCGCATTGAGTGCTACAAGGCCAGCTACACATCTATAGACGATGAGAAAGACAG GAAACTCTCCTACATAAAGATCTTTGATGTGGGCAGCAGATATTTGGTGAACCTAGTCCAGGACCACATTCAGAGCAGGATTGTCTACTACCTCATGAACATCCACGTCACACCGAGATCCATTTTCCTGAGCCGCCACGGAGAGAGTGAACTCAACCTGTTGGGTCGCATAGGCGGGGATTCAGGGCTGTCTCCGAGAGGCCTGAAG TATGCGGACGCATTGGCGACCTTCATCAGAGGTCAGAACATCAAAGACCTGAAGGTGTGGACAAGCCACATGAAGAGGACCATCCAGACTGCAGAGGCTCTGGGAGTCCAGTACGAACAGTGGAAAGCTCTTAATGAGATCGATGCT GGTGTATGTGAGGAGCTAACTTATGAGGAGATTCAAGAGAGCTTTCCTGAGGAGTTTGCAATGAGAGACCAGGAGAAGTATCGTTACCGCTACCCTAAGGGCGAG TCCTATGAGGATCTTGTTCATCGTCTGGAACCAGTCATCATGGAACTGGAGAGGCAGGAAAATGTCCTGGTAATCTGCCACCAGGCCATCATGCGATGCCTCATTGCCTACTTTCTAGACAAACCTGCAG ATGAACTGCCTTATCTTAGATGTCCCCTCCACACCGTGCTTAAACTCACACCAGTAGCTTATG GATGTAAAGTTGAGTCATTTTTTCTTAACATTGAAGCTGTCAACACGCACAGAGAGAGGCCAACG AACGTCAACGTCAACAGAAAGCCAGAGGAAGCTCTTCAGACTGTTCCTGATCACAACTAA
- the pfkfb1 gene encoding 6-phosphofructo-2-kinase/fructose-2,6-bisphosphatase 1 isoform X1: MSTEHKNLTQTPLLKIWVPWMGRNLNQRRGSSVPQFCNSPTVIVMVGLPARGKTYISKKLTRYLNWIGVPTKVFNVGQYRREAVKTYKNFEFFKPDNEEAMRIRKACAAAALKDVAAFFTKEHGQVAVFDATNTTRERRAVINSFAKERGYKVFFVESICDDPEIITENIKQVKFGSPDYIDRDIEEAMSDFIQRIECYKASYTSIDDEKDRKLSYIKIFDVGSRYLVNLVQDHIQSRIVYYLMNIHVTPRSIFLSRHGESELNLLGRIGGDSGLSPRGLKYADALATFIRGQNIKDLKVWTSHMKRTIQTAEALGVQYEQWKALNEIDAGVCEELTYEEIQESFPEEFAMRDQEKYRYRYPKGESYEDLVHRLEPVIMELERQENVLVICHQAIMRCLIAYFLDKPADELPYLRCPLHTVLKLTPVAYGCKVESFFLNIEAVNTHRERPTNVNVNRKPEEALQTVPDHN; the protein is encoded by the exons ATGTCCACAGAGCATAAAAACCTCACACAGACCCCTCTGCTGAAGATCTGGGTGCCATGGATGGGACGTAACTTGAACCAGCGGAGGGGAT CATCTGTGCCACAGTTCTGTAACTCCCCGACGGTGATTGTGATGGTAGGGTTGCCTGCCAGAGGGAAGACGTACATTTCCAAGAAGCTCACTCGCTACCTAAACTGGATCGGAGTTCCTACAAAAG TTTTCAATGTGGGCCAGTACCGCAGAGAGGCAGTCAAGACCTACAAGAACTTTGAGTTCTTCAAACCCGACAATGAGGAGGCCATGAGGATCCGCAA GGCCTGCGCTGCTGCTGCGCTCAAAGATGTTGCTGCCTTCTTCACAAAGGAACACGGACAAGTAGCC GTGTTCGATGCTACTAACACCACGAGGGAGAGGAGGGCTGTCATCAATAGCTTTGCCAAAGAAAGGGGCTATAAG GTGTTCTTCGTAGAATCGATCTGCGACGACCCAGAAATAATTACAGAGAACATCAAG CAAGTAAAATTTGGAAGCCCAGATTACATCGATCGTGACATAGAAGAGGCGATGTCAGACTTCATCCAGCGCATTGAGTGCTACAAGGCCAGCTACACATCTATAGACGATGAGAAAGACAG GAAACTCTCCTACATAAAGATCTTTGATGTGGGCAGCAGATATTTGGTGAACCTAGTCCAGGACCACATTCAGAGCAGGATTGTCTACTACCTCATGAACATCCACGTCACACCGAGATCCATTTTCCTGAGCCGCCACGGAGAGAGTGAACTCAACCTGTTGGGTCGCATAGGCGGGGATTCAGGGCTGTCTCCGAGAGGCCTGAAG TATGCGGACGCATTGGCGACCTTCATCAGAGGTCAGAACATCAAAGACCTGAAGGTGTGGACAAGCCACATGAAGAGGACCATCCAGACTGCAGAGGCTCTGGGAGTCCAGTACGAACAGTGGAAAGCTCTTAATGAGATCGATGCT GGTGTATGTGAGGAGCTAACTTATGAGGAGATTCAAGAGAGCTTTCCTGAGGAGTTTGCAATGAGAGACCAGGAGAAGTATCGTTACCGCTACCCTAAGGGCGAG TCCTATGAGGATCTTGTTCATCGTCTGGAACCAGTCATCATGGAACTGGAGAGGCAGGAAAATGTCCTGGTAATCTGCCACCAGGCCATCATGCGATGCCTCATTGCCTACTTTCTAGACAAACCTGCAG ATGAACTGCCTTATCTTAGATGTCCCCTCCACACCGTGCTTAAACTCACACCAGTAGCTTATG GATGTAAAGTTGAGTCATTTTTTCTTAACATTGAAGCTGTCAACACGCACAGAGAGAGGCCAACG AACGTCAACGTCAACAGAAAGCCAGAGGAAGCTCTTCAGACTGTTCCTGATCACAACTAA
- the pfkfb1 gene encoding 6-phosphofructo-2-kinase/fructose-2,6-bisphosphatase 1 isoform X3, with translation MVGLPARGKTYISKKLTRYLNWIGVPTKVFNVGQYRREAVKTYKNFEFFKPDNEEAMRIRKACAAAALKDVAAFFTKEHGQVAVFDATNTTRERRAVINSFAKERGYKVFFVESICDDPEIITENIKQVKFGSPDYIDRDIEEAMSDFIQRIECYKASYTSIDDEKDRKLSYIKIFDVGSRYLVNLVQDHIQSRIVYYLMNIHVTPRSIFLSRHGESELNLLGRIGGDSGLSPRGLKYADALATFIRGQNIKDLKVWTSHMKRTIQTAEALGVQYEQWKALNEIDAGVCEELTYEEIQESFPEEFAMRDQEKYRYRYPKGESYEDLVHRLEPVIMELERQENVLVICHQAIMRCLIAYFLDKPADELPYLRCPLHTVLKLTPVAYGCKVESFFLNIEAVNTHRERPTNVNVNRKPEEALQTVPDHN, from the exons ATGGTAGGGTTGCCTGCCAGAGGGAAGACGTACATTTCCAAGAAGCTCACTCGCTACCTAAACTGGATCGGAGTTCCTACAAAAG TTTTCAATGTGGGCCAGTACCGCAGAGAGGCAGTCAAGACCTACAAGAACTTTGAGTTCTTCAAACCCGACAATGAGGAGGCCATGAGGATCCGCAA GGCCTGCGCTGCTGCTGCGCTCAAAGATGTTGCTGCCTTCTTCACAAAGGAACACGGACAAGTAGCC GTGTTCGATGCTACTAACACCACGAGGGAGAGGAGGGCTGTCATCAATAGCTTTGCCAAAGAAAGGGGCTATAAG GTGTTCTTCGTAGAATCGATCTGCGACGACCCAGAAATAATTACAGAGAACATCAAG CAAGTAAAATTTGGAAGCCCAGATTACATCGATCGTGACATAGAAGAGGCGATGTCAGACTTCATCCAGCGCATTGAGTGCTACAAGGCCAGCTACACATCTATAGACGATGAGAAAGACAG GAAACTCTCCTACATAAAGATCTTTGATGTGGGCAGCAGATATTTGGTGAACCTAGTCCAGGACCACATTCAGAGCAGGATTGTCTACTACCTCATGAACATCCACGTCACACCGAGATCCATTTTCCTGAGCCGCCACGGAGAGAGTGAACTCAACCTGTTGGGTCGCATAGGCGGGGATTCAGGGCTGTCTCCGAGAGGCCTGAAG TATGCGGACGCATTGGCGACCTTCATCAGAGGTCAGAACATCAAAGACCTGAAGGTGTGGACAAGCCACATGAAGAGGACCATCCAGACTGCAGAGGCTCTGGGAGTCCAGTACGAACAGTGGAAAGCTCTTAATGAGATCGATGCT GGTGTATGTGAGGAGCTAACTTATGAGGAGATTCAAGAGAGCTTTCCTGAGGAGTTTGCAATGAGAGACCAGGAGAAGTATCGTTACCGCTACCCTAAGGGCGAG TCCTATGAGGATCTTGTTCATCGTCTGGAACCAGTCATCATGGAACTGGAGAGGCAGGAAAATGTCCTGGTAATCTGCCACCAGGCCATCATGCGATGCCTCATTGCCTACTTTCTAGACAAACCTGCAG ATGAACTGCCTTATCTTAGATGTCCCCTCCACACCGTGCTTAAACTCACACCAGTAGCTTATG GATGTAAAGTTGAGTCATTTTTTCTTAACATTGAAGCTGTCAACACGCACAGAGAGAGGCCAACG AACGTCAACGTCAACAGAAAGCCAGAGGAAGCTCTTCAGACTGTTCCTGATCACAACTAA
- the LOC105918333 gene encoding UDP-glucuronosyltransferase 2B19-like, which translates to MGPALVVLLFSASLLSSGNGGKVLVFPVDGSHWLNMKIILEALHSRGHQITVFRSSTSWYVSESSPIYTSITIAQEQPQNIESQDVMTSFLERSMEIRRNKGTLWAFFEFYRNLFQLFGENQKDVAKLVISIFENKTLLRQLNETGYDLFLTDPAFPGGVLLAHYLKLPLVLNVRWISSGEGHSAVAPSPLSYIPAVFSHFSDKMHFSQRVQNIIFHGMLVYMHYYVANPPFQAVCEKYLGDNITTFSLVQAADLWLMRVDFTFELPRPTMPNVIYIGGFQGKPSKPLPLELEEFMQSSGEHGVIVMTLGTLLSDLGPEVSETFASAFASLPQKVVWRHIGKRPPTLGNNTMLVDWLPQNDILGHVKAKVFITHGGTNGIYEAIYHGVPVLGIPLIFDQYDNIIRLTARGVAEIADVTTMTVDSLTIALKTILDPEKPYKQNMIKLSQLHHDKPMKPIDSAVFWIEYVMRHRGAAHLRSEFYKLPWYAYHGLDVMAFCVTSVLLIISIIWVSCRSCINILIKNRKSKPE; encoded by the coding sequence ATGGGTCCAGCTCTGGTGGTCCTACTGTTTTCAGCATCTCTCCTGTCCAGTGGTAATGGTGGAAAAGTGCTTGTTTTCCCAGTGGACGGCAGTCACTGGCTAAACATGAAAATAATTCTGGAAGCGTTACATTCTCGGGGACATCAGATAACAGTGTTCCGCTCCTCAACCAGCTGGTATGTTTCTGAATCTTCACCCATTTACACGTCCATCACGATTGCCCAGGAACAGCCCCAAAACATCGAGAGCCAAGATGTCATGACCTCTTTCCTTGAGAGGTCTATGGAGATCCGTCGCAATAAAGGCACGTTATGGGCTTTTTTTGAGTTTTACAGGAACCTTTTTCAATTGTTTGGAGAAAACCAGAAGGACGTGGCAAAGCTGGTCATCAGCATTTTTGAGAATAAGACTCTGCTCAGGCAGCTCAATGAAACTGGATATGATCTCTTTCTGACAGACCCTGCTTTTCCAGGAGGAGTGCTGCTGGCACACTATCTTAAGCTTCCCTTGGTTTTGAATGTGCGCTGGATTTCCAGTGGAGAAGGTCATTCTGCTGTTGCTCCATCTCCACTGTCCTACATTCCTGCAGTATTCTCCCATTTCTCtgacaaaatgcatttttcccaAAGAGTCCAAAATATTATCTTTCACGGCATGTTGGTCTACATGCACTACTATGTCGCTAACCCACCATTCCAGGCCGTATGTGAAAAATATCTTGGAGATAACATAACCACCTTCTCTCTGGTGCAAGCCGCCGATCTCTGGCTAATGCGGGTCGATTTTACCTTTGAGCTTCCTCGACCCACCATGCCCAACGTCATCTACATCGGaggcttccaaggcaaaccctCAAAACCTCTGCCATTAGAATTAGAGGAGTTTATGCAAAGCTCTGGGGAACATGGAGTAATTGTGATGACTCTGGGCACTCTGCTAAGTGACCTTGGGCCTGAGGTGTCAGAAACCTTTGCATCAGCATTTGCCAGCCTCCCTCAGAAAGTTGTGTGGAGACATATTGGTAAACGACCACCCACTCTAGGGAATAACACCATGCTGGTTGATTGGTTGCCTCAAAATGACATCCTCGGCCATGTTAAAGCAAAGGTATTCATCACACATGGGGGCACAAATGGCATCTACGAGGCCATCTACCATGGTGTACCAGTTCTAGGTATTCCACTCATCTTTGACCAGTACGACAACATCATCCGTCTGACAGCCCGCGGTGTGGCAGAGATAGCTGATGTGACAACGATGACTGTTGACTCTCTGACAATTGCTCTGAAGACCATTTTAGACCCAGAAAAGCCCTACAAGCAGAACATGATCAAACTATCACAACTCCACCATGACAAACCTATGAAACCCATTGATAGCGCTGTTTTCTGGATAGAGTATGTCATGAGGCATCGAGGTGCAGCACACTTGCGATCCGAGTTTTATAAGCTTCCCTGGTATGCCTACCATGGTCTAGATGTCATGGCATTCTGTGTAACAAGTGTGTTGCTTATCATTTCTATCATCTGGGTTTCCTGTAGAAGCTGCATTAACATTTTGATAAAAAACAGGAAGTCAAAGCCTGAATAG